TCATTCGCAGTTTCAAATCAACCAGATACGCCGCTTTTTTTCAAGCCCTCCATACACCACTTTCAGTTATAACTCTTTGTACAGATAGTTTGTCTGAAACTTTTTTCGGTATCGGGATATTTTTCCCCAGCTTCTTTATGCTTCCACCCAAACACTGGAAGCAAAATTGAGGGGATAAACTTAAATGCTCTTGGTGATGGCTCCATATGGAAGAGTGTAACCAATGATGTTGTGTTCTTTTTCTGAGCTTTCAATTCCCATTCTGCCGCATTTGGTAAAGGTAAATTGTTTTCCTCTATACCTAATAAATCTTCAAGAGTATTGCCAACCCCACCATCATTATTTTTGCGTCCTGTTGGAATCCAGCCCTGGGTACGGATAGTTTCCAATGCTTCAATGAGGCTTTCTTTAGTATATGTTTTCATTTTAATTCCCGAGAATCAAACAAGGTTGCTTGTTTTACTGATTGTTTAGCTATTTTGGGTTTTGATACAGACATTGGATCATTTAAGCGCTTTTGTGCCATTTCACAATATTCTGGAGAAATATCAATACCAATAAACTGCCTACCAAGTTTTCTTGCCACTAAAGCAGTTGTCCCAGACCCCATAAATGGATCTAAAACAGTTTCTGCATTAGTTGATGAAATAATCCTATCAATCAAAGCCTCAGGGAAAGGAGCCGGATGTTGATTTTTGCTTTCTTGCATAAATTCCCATACGTCGCCATAAGCATTGGCTTTTTTTGCAAGTTTAAATTCCGGTTTTGCTATCAAATAAACTACTTCATATGTTGGAAGAAAATATCCGGGGTTAAAATTAATACCCCCTTTTCTTCTCCAAATGATAATCTGCCTTACTGGAAAATCTGAAATAATATCATTTCGATCTTGCAGTAAACCTGCTTGCACACGCCATTTGTGGTTGTAAAATATAGCTCCATTTTCAGGTATTATTCGTAACATTTCTGTCAAGCAATCTCTTTGCCATTTCGAATATTCATCATGTGGCATATTATCATTGTAATGTGAGTACCCATTTATTAATGCCATCTTTCATTCCATTCCCAGTAGAATTTTTCAGATTATATGGAGGCGAAGTAACAACTAAATCAATACTGCCATCGGGGATTTTTTTCATTACGTCAACAGTGTCCCCACAAATAAATTTATCGAGAAAATCATCAGGGCACTTCTTACTTTCTTTCTTACTCATATATTTCCTTTGTTATACGGCCATTGTTTTTGACACATAACGTTTGAGCTAACCCGCGAGGAAAAGACTGCTTCCAAAATTAGAGCAGAGATTCCGAGTCTGGTTGAGCGACTTGTTGGCCCTTGACTTGTTAAAAATATGGAGCATCTTTTTCTTCTGGCTCCCATTGATGAATTAGTGTTACCCACGCTTTAGAGTGAAAGCCATTCAGAAACTCACTTCTCTGCATTTCCGATGCGCCTGTTTGTTGAATAAGCGTTTCCCGCAAAGGGTGATGGCTAGAAATAAGAAATTCGTTTCTTCTATGAAGCCTCTCCAGAAGTCGGATGGTGGGGATACGATCAAATTTACCGCCCGCCCCTCGATTGCATTTCTGGCAAGACAGTACAAGATTCCATATACCATCAATTATGCCACTGAAGCCCTGCTGCTTTAAAGTATGCGGAAAGAAGTGATCAACATCGGGATATAAGGAGCTTGATACGTCAATATAAATATCTGTAAAACAATAGAAGCATTTTCCTTTTTGATACCCATTCAATGCATCACGACTTCCGGTAACTGACTTTCTTCTTTTCCGTTTATCTAATGCAAATAGAGATTCAGAGTTTTTATCATAGCCAATCGAAACAAGGCTTCTGGATACGCCTAACTCCCATGCTGTTTCTACAAGCCTCCATCGTGCTTCTACCTCTTGAGGTAAATTTACAAATTGCTGACGATTTAAAAGATTAGTAAATTCATCAGTAATACGGATGCCTTTATTTTCTTTGCGCTCATCAATATAGAAGCGCTTTGGTACCTCACCCTGACCAACTACATGAAAAGTATCAATGACATTGTTAAATCCATAACGAATTGTTACTTCTGTGAGTTCATCTTGAATTATCTCGCCAGAATTATATTTCCTGCATCCATCAAGCAACTTACTACTATTCGATGTCCCTTGTTTGTCTGAATTCTTTATATGTTCGGACAGATGCCTGGAATAGATTGGTGCAAGATCACCTAGCTTTATAAGCTCTCCAGATTTTGGTTGAAGTTCCAATAGTGATTTTGCCAACGCAAACTTATAACTGGCCACATTTCTACCAAAAAGGATTATCCCTCTCCAATAATCCTCTAGTTGTGGTTCTTTTGATACGAATGGCCTGGGCATGTAATCAATAATTTCCTTTTCCTGGTATCACATGCCTGACTCCACCCCTTGGGTTAGCAACATCTCCTTTTCTTCTTGGTATTAGGTGTATGTGACTATGGAAGATGGTCTGACCTGCAACTGCCCCAGAATTCATCCCGATATTAAAACCACCTACAGAATCATCCGCTGCAAGGATTTCTTCTCTTACGGCTCGTAGCAATGAATCACAACCAATCAGTTCATTGTTTGTCAGGCCAAAATATTCACCGACATGACGTTTTAGGACAATTAGTGAGTGCCGTTCAGTTACTGGAAATCCATCGGGTATAGCATAAGCGTACTTATTTTCTGCAATAATTCTTTCCTTTGGAATATTGCAGAATAGGCATTCTGTTTTTTCTTCTTCCATATGTTTCCTTCTGAGGGCTAACGCTGCTAATCAGCCGCGCGGCTTTTTTGCGTCGGCTGAATTAGCCTTGTTATACGTTTTGCAAGTCTTTGAGAGATTTACCATTCGCATTTACCCATGCTATGAGGCCGTTCGCGCTGCCGCCGTGAATTACTGCTGCTGCAGAACTGGGGCTTGAGAATTCAGTATCTTTAACAAAAACGTGTTTGTCACCTTCTTTAACAAGCCCTCCTTCTTCGATTAGCTTGTTCCTTTGAGCCATGACACTTGGCCATTTTTTGGCAGAGCCACGCTCCTCGAGTACTGCTTCTGACGTTGCTAAGACCACAATCCCATTGGGCGTCAGGTAGCCAGAGGCAACAACGTTTTTGATTTTGCATGTGAGCATTTCTTTTTCCGCTTCACTTTCAACCTTCGATGCAGCTTGAACAAATGCCTCAATTCCAAGCACCGGCAGAACCTGCTGCATTTTTTCAAGAAATATCTCCATGTCCTCTCTATCTGATTCTGGAAGTTTTGCGCCACTACCTTGGCTGTTCATAACAACTGATCTATCAGCAGATTTTGCTATTTCAATTAATCGGCCCTCAATATACCGAATATGCGCCTTGGTAAGATTTTCATCTTTCGATATGAAAAAAGCGACATTGTTCCAGAAGTCTTTTGATAAATGGCTTTTAATTCGATCTCCAATACTTTCAGCTTCACCAATGTAAATTGCGCTTTTGTTGGTATCAGGATCTATGCCCGTAAGGAAATAGACACCTGGGCTTAGTGATTCTTCACGCTTCAAAACTTTCTCAAACTCGCTTCTGGGACCTGCTACAGCTTTACCCGTCCAATTGGAAAGCTCTGCGGTTCTCAAACGTTTTGGATCTCCAAATGCAAGAAATATTTTTAATGTTGCCGTTGCCATAATTTTATCCTATGTATAACAGTTATTTTATTCACCCGAGCCAAGAGTATTCGACTAAGAAACAAGAGCCCTTCTTGCCACTTCAGCGATTGTGTCCTTCGTGATTCCACGCTTCTTGCAATAGTCGGATTCGAGCCAATCGGAAAGCTTCTTGGCGCCTTTGCTCGCATTGCACGAGAAACAGCATCTGGCGATGTTTTCCCGATTGATTATTCTAGCGTCATTAACAATGTGTTCCCATGTTGCTGTAGCTTTTCTTGACTCTTTCGATGACCCAAATTCAATGCGACAATAGACGCAGTTCCTGTCTCGGTCATTGACCTCTCTTTCTAACCAATCAGGGATGTTCCAATTATTCACTTCAAGCCTTCTCTCTTCCGCTTCCTCAAAGGGCGTATAACTTGTTTTTATACTGATTATTATTCCACATATTAACGCTATAACATTATTATATGGAAATTGTTCTGTGTATTAAGTTACTATATGCGGAACAACGTACAGAGACAATTATTCACTTCTTTCTTAGACCGATAGAGTTGTGTATGCCATACAAGCGGGCAAAAGTCAAAGAGAAATATGTTCCGAAACCGGGGAGGCTGATGAACCAGGTTCGGGAGACGCTTCGCTATCATCATTATGCACTTCGCACCGAAAAGAGCTATGTAAGTTGGATCGTGAAGTTCATAAAATTTAATGGGACCCGACATCCGAAGGAGATGGGGAAATATGAAATTGAGCGCTTTTTAACCCACCTTGCCGTCAATCGACATGTGGCGCGTTCAACACAAAATCAGGCGATGCATGCCATCCTGTTTCTGTATCGAGAGGTCTTGCAAATCTCGATGGATGACAAGCTTGATCCGGTACGGACAACGAAGCCGAAACGGCTTCCAACTGTTCTGAGCCGAGATGAGACCGCCAGACTGATAAAAGCCCTTGAGGGGACCCATCAATTGATGGCGAAACTCCTCTACGGGAGCGGGATGCGCCTGATGGAGGTCTTGCGATTACGCGTCCATGATCTTGATTTTGACAACAAACAGATTCTTGTCCGGGACGGAAAAGGGAACAAGGACCGCTCGACACTCCTGCCCGAACCCTTGCACGGTATATTGAAGGTACATCTTGAGCGGGTAAAAACCCTACACAAGGAAGATATCAAAATGGGATATGGAAAAGTAAATCTTCCAGATGCCCTTGCGCGAAAAATTCCAAGTGCAGCCAAGACCTGGGGATGGCAATATGTCTTCCCATCAAAAATCCGTTCAAAAGATCCGCGTAGTGGCGTGATACGTCGCCACCACATTCATGAGTCGGCCCTGCAAAAGGCGGTTTCTTCAGCGCGTGAACGTGCCGACATCACTAAACGGGTCTCCTGCCACACCCTGAGGCATTCTTTCGCGACGCATCTTCTGGAGTCCGGAGTGAACATACGTGTGCTTCAAGAGGTATTAGGGCACAAGGACGTCACGACGACAGAAATTTACACACATGTTTTGAGAAAAGATCTCAGCGGGATAAAGAGTCCACTTATTGGGTTGGGGGTCTGAGAGAGGAACAGGGTTGAACAAAGAAACTATTCTTGAACAATTGAATCAGAAATCGGACCATCCGCTTCTTTTGAAGGAGTTGATGCGGCAGCTCGATCTTCCAATGGAGGCCCGCAGGGAGGTCAGAGATCTTCTCCAGACCTTGATTCAGGAGGGGATGATCGTCAAGGTTCGGGGAAACCGCTACGGTCTTCCGGACAAGATGAACTTGGTTTCTGGGCGCCTGAAGGGACATCGGGACGGCTATGGTTTTATCCTTCCAGAAGAGGAAGGGGAAACAGACGTCTACATCGCGGAGCGCCGCATGAATGGGGCGATGCATGGGGATCGGGTTGTCGCCCGAATTGAAGGCTTCAAGTCCGGTGGGCGGCGCGAAGGGTCTATCATCCGGATTCTCGAACGGGCACATAAAATTCTCGTCGGACGGTTTGAGGTGGGACGCCGTGTTTGTTTTGTTCTTGCCTCGGATAAACGGGTTCGCCAGAATCTCCTGGTTTTGCCTGAAAATACCTTGTCGGCCAAGAACGGGGATGTCGTATCGGCCCAAATTCTGGTCTATCCGAAAGACGGACGTAACCCGGAGGGGAAGATCGTCAAGATCCTTGGAAGACCGGATGATCCACGTATCGATACGGAGATTGTCATCTCCTCCTGCGGTCTTTCTCGGAATTTTCCAGAAGAGGTCATGGGGGAGGCGGCCCATATAGAAGACCGGGTGACCCCGGCGATGTGTGAGGGACGGGTCGATCTCCGCGCGCTCCCGACGGTGACGATTGATGGAGAAAAGGCACGTGACTTTGATGACGCCATCTCAATTGAAAAGACGACTCAGGGCGGGTATCGCCTCTGGGTTCATATTGCAGATGTCGCCCATTACATCCCGCAGGAGACTGCCCTGGACCGGGAGGCCTATCAGAGAGGGACCTCGGTTTACTTCCCGGATACGGTGGTTCCTATGTTCCCGGAAAAAATATCAAATGGTATCTGCAGCCTGAAACCGAAGGAGGACCGCCTTACCCTGACCGCCGAGATGGAATTTGATGCGGCCGGGAATCAGGTCGGTGAGCGGCTCTACGAAAGTGTGATTCGAAGTGATGAACGCATGACCTATACCGCCGTTGCCAGGATATGTGAGGACCGCGACCGCGAGACCCGGTTACGCTATGCCGCGCTCCTGCCGCAATTCGACGGGATGCTGTCGCTTGCGATGCAGCTCCGAAAAAACCGCCTTTCACGCGGGAGTCTCGATTTCGATCTCCCGGAGCCGGAGATCATTCTAAATCTAACGGGGGAGACGATTGATATTATCCGTGAGGAGCGAAATGTTGCGCACCAGATCATCGAAGCGTTCATGCTCGCCGCAAATGAAACCGTCGCCGGCTATTTGACGGATCGGAACATACCGCTCTTGTATCGGATTCATGAAACGCCCGATCCCGACCGGATTTCTGATTTTAACGAGTTGATCAAGGTTTTCGGTTATACGCCCCGCAAGCTTGAAAGGATTCAGCCCAAAGAGCTCTCAGAGATCCTGGAAGAGGTTAAGGGGAAACCGGAGGAACGCCTGATTCATCAGGTCCTCCTTCGGACGATGAAACAGGCGCGATATTCGGCCGAAAATAAAGGCCACTTCGGGCTTGCCTCTGAGGTCTATGCCCATTTTACCTCACCCATCCGGCGCTATCCCGATCTGGTTGTCCATCGCTTATTAAAGCGGGTCATGAAGGCTCCGATGCAGGCGGTGGAAAAAGAAGCCTGGAACGTGCGACTTGTGGAGATCGCCCAACACACCTCTCGCCGGGAGCGCATTGCCGTCGAGGCAGAACGGGATGTGATTCAGAGAAAGAAGGTGAAATTTATGGCAGATAAGGTCGGAGAATTTTATCCCGGTTTTATCTCCGGAGTCGCCCCCTATGGTTTCTTCGTAGAGTTGGAGGATTTTTTTGTAGAAGGGCTGGTTCATGTCAGCGCGCTGCATGACGATTATTACCACTACGATGAGGGTCGGCATTGCTTTATCGGGGCCAAGCGCCGCCGCCAATTTCGCCTGGGGGACCCGGTCCGGATCTGTGTAGAGAAGGTCGATCTGGAGAACCTTCAGATCGACTTCAGCGTCGTCGAAGAAAAGAGGCGAAAACAACCTGCTGCTTTAAAGAAAAAAGTTCCTGGGCGGCGTGGAGGGAAGCAAAAAAGGAGCAAAAAATCCAAACCTGGAAAGAAGAGATAAGGACCCATGTGCTGAAGATCCCAAAAAATATTTTGGATCAGATGATTTCCCATGCCCAATCAGACGCACCCTTTGAATGTTGCGGGCTCCTGGCGGGAAAAGAGGGGAAGATTGAGGAGATATACCCTATAGCAAACCTGCCGGCGGATGATCCGAAGATTGCCGACATGCAGGTCCCTCAAGACCGGCGTTTTCGTTATGTGATGGACCCGAAAGAACAGCTTAAGGCCTTTAAGGCGATGCGGAAAAACGGGACCGAACTTTCAGGGATCTATCATTCTCATCCCCACTCCCCCGCCACCCCCTCTGCCACGGATGTCCGGCTGGCCTTCTATCCAGAGGTCACTTATCTGATCATTTCTTTGGAGATAAAAGAGAAACCCGAGGTCCGGGGTTTTCAGATCGTGAATGAGAAGATTACTGAAATAGTGATAGAAGGCCCGTGAGCCAGCCGCTTTTCTTTACGCGGTCGATCCCGATGATCACGCCATCCTCTTCGGTCGCCAGCCAGAGGCCGCTTGTTTTTGTGGGTAAGACCGCGTTGACCTGTTTTTCAAAGGGCTCCCCTTGATAAAGCAGTGCGAGGTGCCAATTTTGTCCCTTGTCCGGACTCCAGAAGAGGCCCCGGTCTGATCCGGCATAGAGAAGGTTCCGGTTACGCGGGGACAGAGCCAGGGATAAAATGCGGGTCCCCTCAGGGAGGGTCCCTTCAAGCGCTTTCCATTTTCCTTCAATATCCCCAGCCCAGATATCGTGATCGGTCGCTGCGAGAACTTGGCTTCCCTTCCCCCAGACGGCGAATTTGAACGAGATCTCGGGAGGCGTCGTGATCTGCATCCACCCCGTATTGTCTTGTGATGGAAACACCCATATTCCGCCGGTGGTTACGGCAAGGACCCCAGCCTTGCCATCAGACATGCGGATGACGGGTTCG
This genomic interval from Candidatus Manganitrophaceae bacterium contains the following:
- a CDS encoding HNH endonuclease, translating into MPRPFVSKEPQLEDYWRGIILFGRNVASYKFALAKSLLELQPKSGELIKLGDLAPIYSRHLSEHIKNSDKQGTSNSSKLLDGCRKYNSGEIIQDELTEVTIRYGFNNVIDTFHVVGQGEVPKRFYIDERKENKGIRITDEFTNLLNRQQFVNLPQEVEARWRLVETAWELGVSRSLVSIGYDKNSESLFALDKRKRRKSVTGSRDALNGYQKGKCFYCFTDIYIDVSSSLYPDVDHFFPHTLKQQGFSGIIDGIWNLVLSCQKCNRGAGGKFDRIPTIRLLERLHRRNEFLISSHHPLRETLIQQTGASEMQRSEFLNGFHSKAWVTLIHQWEPEEKDAPYF
- a CDS encoding HIT family protein, producing the protein MEEEKTECLFCNIPKERIIAENKYAYAIPDGFPVTERHSLIVLKRHVGEYFGLTNNELIGCDSLLRAVREEILAADDSVGGFNIGMNSGAVAGQTIFHSHIHLIPRRKGDVANPRGGVRHVIPGKGNY
- a CDS encoding GIY-YIG nuclease family protein — protein: MATATLKIFLAFGDPKRLRTAELSNWTGKAVAGPRSEFEKVLKREESLSPGVYFLTGIDPDTNKSAIYIGEAESIGDRIKSHLSKDFWNNVAFFISKDENLTKAHIRYIEGRLIEIAKSADRSVVMNSQGSGAKLPESDREDMEIFLEKMQQVLPVLGIEAFVQAASKVESEAEKEMLTCKIKNVVASGYLTPNGIVVLATSEAVLEERGSAKKWPSVMAQRNKLIEEGGLVKEGDKHVFVKDTEFSSPSSAAAVIHGGSANGLIAWVNANGKSLKDLQNV
- a CDS encoding HNH endonuclease, producing MNNWNIPDWLEREVNDRDRNCVYCRIEFGSSKESRKATATWEHIVNDARIINRENIARCCFSCNASKGAKKLSDWLESDYCKKRGITKDTIAEVARRALVS
- a CDS encoding integron integrase; this encodes MNQVRETLRYHHYALRTEKSYVSWIVKFIKFNGTRHPKEMGKYEIERFLTHLAVNRHVARSTQNQAMHAILFLYREVLQISMDDKLDPVRTTKPKRLPTVLSRDETARLIKALEGTHQLMAKLLYGSGMRLMEVLRLRVHDLDFDNKQILVRDGKGNKDRSTLLPEPLHGILKVHLERVKTLHKEDIKMGYGKVNLPDALARKIPSAAKTWGWQYVFPSKIRSKDPRSGVIRRHHIHESALQKAVSSARERADITKRVSCHTLRHSFATHLLESGVNIRVLQEVLGHKDVTTTEIYTHVLRKDLSGIKSPLIGLGV
- the rnr gene encoding ribonuclease R; the encoded protein is MGWGSERGTGLNKETILEQLNQKSDHPLLLKELMRQLDLPMEARREVRDLLQTLIQEGMIVKVRGNRYGLPDKMNLVSGRLKGHRDGYGFILPEEEGETDVYIAERRMNGAMHGDRVVARIEGFKSGGRREGSIIRILERAHKILVGRFEVGRRVCFVLASDKRVRQNLLVLPENTLSAKNGDVVSAQILVYPKDGRNPEGKIVKILGRPDDPRIDTEIVISSCGLSRNFPEEVMGEAAHIEDRVTPAMCEGRVDLRALPTVTIDGEKARDFDDAISIEKTTQGGYRLWVHIADVAHYIPQETALDREAYQRGTSVYFPDTVVPMFPEKISNGICSLKPKEDRLTLTAEMEFDAAGNQVGERLYESVIRSDERMTYTAVARICEDRDRETRLRYAALLPQFDGMLSLAMQLRKNRLSRGSLDFDLPEPEIILNLTGETIDIIREERNVAHQIIEAFMLAANETVAGYLTDRNIPLLYRIHETPDPDRISDFNELIKVFGYTPRKLERIQPKELSEILEEVKGKPEERLIHQVLLRTMKQARYSAENKGHFGLASEVYAHFTSPIRRYPDLVVHRLLKRVMKAPMQAVEKEAWNVRLVEIAQHTSRRERIAVEAERDVIQRKKVKFMADKVGEFYPGFISGVAPYGFFVELEDFFVEGLVHVSALHDDYYHYDEGRHCFIGAKRRRQFRLGDPVRICVEKVDLENLQIDFSVVEEKRRKQPAALKKKVPGRRGGKQKRSKKSKPGKKR
- a CDS encoding M67 family peptidase; this encodes MISHAQSDAPFECCGLLAGKEGKIEEIYPIANLPADDPKIADMQVPQDRRFRYVMDPKEQLKAFKAMRKNGTELSGIYHSHPHSPATPSATDVRLAFYPEVTYLIISLEIKEKPEVRGFQIVNEKITEIVIEGP